From the Scomber japonicus isolate fScoJap1 chromosome 8, fScoJap1.pri, whole genome shotgun sequence genome, the window TTGACATATCATTCACACATCTCATACAACCATGTACCTTTTATCCGCCAAGTCTGTTTTGTTTCCAACAAGCATGAtaatgacatcacttcctctctctgttctaaCATCATCAATCCACTTTGAAGTTTGTTGAAAAGAATTAAGATCTGTGGatgagagattaaaaaaaagcagaattacTTTACACATTAGCCACATGTAGCCCTAAAAAGACATAAAGCATTCAGTATTTTAGCTATTGTTAAAAAGTGTGCACAAGCAGGTATTACTCTTTGTTAAAAGGCATAACATCTTGTGTCAGAACAGCTCCTCCAATATTTGTGTTAGTAAGCGAAAGTATTTAGAgtagaagaataaagaaagaaagaatagtTGGAGAAATGTTGGAGATTTTAAGCAGCAATGTATCAAGTGCAAATATGCCAAGATAGCTTTCTTCCAATTGCTCTAGACCCCTACAAAACGGTTGAGTACAGCCCTGACTCACTGGTGATGTCATAAACAACCACAGCAATGGTAGAGTCACGGATGTAGCTGGGAATTAGGCTACGAAAACGCTCCTGTCCAGCAGTGTCCCAAAGCTGGAGCCGGACCTGAGGGTTGGAAcgggagaagaagaggacaaGGAGGTGGAGATAAAGACGAGAAAGGCAGAACAAAAAGAGTGGCGAATAGGAAAGACATAAAGGAACTGCAAGCCAAGCAgcagagataaaaaaataaaagcttttttaaatggagGAATGGGGAGAATCATCCAAATGCAACAGGGTCGGAAATGAACAGCTTTACGCAAATAATGACATGTAAATGGAGGCCCAGCTCAATCATTATTTAGGCAGATCCTGTTTCAGAGGATGTCTGAGGTGACATCTTAAGAccgttattccttccatcagcctcatatcagcaTTTAGGAAGCATAGACCCCCCTGGACATTGCTGAAGAAAACCTTTAGTGTTACTATGGCTGATGCGAACAGCTAGAAGTTCACACTCATCATGCTCATGCTGTCCAGTGGGGTAGCCAGGCTAGTAAATGCTCTTTTATGCTCTTGCACATGTTATGCCCTTGCACATACTAAGCGAAGGACAAAGAGGTGAGGCAAGGCCATGATACCTACTGGCTATGTCATAAACCACAACAGCAGCGGCTGAGTCGCGGATGTAACTGGGGATGAGGCTGCGGAAACGTTCCTGTCCGGCTGTATCCCAGAGCTGCAGCCGAATCTGTGGCCAGCCGTGAAATGAATGTAGGAACAGGGGGCATTTCATGACCCAGCCAGGGGATGAAAGGAAAgcaaaaaacttaaaataatgataatgatgggaactaaaaacatgttcaaatgtCTGACAAATTAAATTGTGAAATGTTGGATcatgtaaaaacacaatgtaaatggtgaaaaggaaataaatggtGGCTACTAAATACAAAGCTGAAGCATGCTTTAAGCAATTCTAACAGTTTTAATTCTAAGCCAATGGAAATGATGGAAGTAACTTTAAGAAAGGCTTACCGTGCGATCTTCTAGGTACATGGTTTTTGACAAAAAGTCAATGCCAATTGTTGCCTGTAAAACAATCACTGCGTCAAAACAGCTATCAGAAAAAATTATTGACAATGTATTGACTTTTATGGCCAAGATAAACTATAACAGAAAGGACATTTGGCACTCTTCTCACTGGCAACAGGGAACGCCAATTTTTGGCACAGTCATGCTTCACTGTGCATTACTTCCTTGCTAAAACCAAAGATAGTGAAATCAACTGTACTAAAGTGTATTTGACCAGTGATGTGATCACTTCTCTTCAGGAAAAAGTCATAATCAGTGACTCATACCTTTGAACTGAACTAAATAAAATGATACATATCAGTAAAGTGATTAATTACTTACACCTGTAATGCACACTACCAAAGTCCCTTTAATTGGAGCACATGATTAATGTTATGAATGGTTGATGAGTCAAAATGTTTCCTGTGAAAAGGGTATTTTGGCACATTCAGTATAATTACTAAATTCACTCTTAATATTTACTTTGCACATTGATTCCAAGTCATGTTTGGAGTATTTGTTTTTACCTGATAAGTGTTGTCGAAACTGTCATACATAAACCTGGTGATGAGAGAGGTCTTCCCAACTGTATAGACACAATGACAAACATTTTTAGACTTGAGTCCTGGTACTCAAAGACCACATCCAAAACTTAATTGGTAATAttatatacacaactacataaaGTCCAATTTGCCTTTctaagaagacaaaaaaaatgccTCAGTGACATCAGATGGTGAATAAATGGCTATCATCACTGATGCAATGTGGATCCTGAACCCACACGCTGAGCTGGCACTATGGGTGGAGCCTCAAAATTAGGAAAATGGAAATGGAGTTAGCTTCTCAATTTGATTCATGATCAGAGACTGTCACTATCCAATAATCAGGTACCACTACAATACAATCACCTCTCGATAATATCTGTATCAGTCCCGGTAAACTAGCGCTGACTGGTCTGAGAAAAGGCCGACTGGTGTAGACATACTGGCCGACGTGGCTGAGCAAGGTAGCAGCTAGCTTTGAGAGCTAAGTAGCACTACAGACACAAATAAGATCCATATTTACACGGAGTCTCTGGTTTCAGAAGCAATTGTATGTAACCaactgttaaaaacacacactatgGTTTAACTTAGCTTGGATAGTAAATGTTAAAACACATTATCGTTAATGCTAATGTAACTCAGCTATCTGCTAGCTAAAAGTAGTTAGCCAGACACCGTTAGCCAGCTTCATTGGTGAGATGATGCTGAGCAAGGACCAATATACCCTGCTTTAATTTGACAGCAAACAGTTGTATATACATCTCGGACACCATTTGTATGTCACGTTAACTTCAATCAACCTTTGAATGTATCAttaagagaaagaggaaggtgtTTGCTCGTTTAGCAAGCtgcaatgacatcatcacgagAGACAAATGGTCAGATCTGTCGTCTTTCTCCCGTCtttctctcgtctctctctcccttggACACTTTGATAACACCGAAATGGTGAATTCTTACTACGTATCATCACTGATCGTTGGTGTCCAGTGGGTAACTTTACCCTGCTAGCCGGCAGCTTGCTGTGGAGGCTAGTTAGCTCACCGTAGCTAACATAAACCTCCCATCAGACCAGATTAAACATCGGTTCAAGTGCTCCGTGTCCAGCTTACCACTCTGTTCGCCCAGGAAGACGAGCTTGAACTTTCGTAGAGGGTTGCCAAACTCTCCGCCGCCAGCTGTGGTTGACATTttgtcaaaaaaataaacagctaACTAGCTGGCTTGGCTAATGATGTGATGTCTGGGCTGGAGAAGAGCGACTAGTGTATATCTTTATGCTGCGCTAGCCAGCGCTTTTGTTTTTAAACGAACAGAAGTGAAATAGCGCAACCACGAGGCAATCTTTAGGAAACAGCAGTGATTACAACATACCGGTTACACCTTTCTGTGAGCCAGTATTTTCATTAacacttattttcttttaagtTTTGAGTGGAACAAATTAATTTTCCACAGACTGGCTAGACAGAGGTCATGGACATAGCTTACACGTAGACTTATTGACTCAGTTTTAGCTACACTTTACTAAAGCTTGGTAATATTATACCAAgttatttataaataaataaaattaatagtGTTTGGCTGGTGTTTAGAAAACAGtaagagcaaaaagaaaaagcacaagGCTCTCCAAACAGATTTTTTGTATTTCGgtaacaaaacaaagaacacatAGTTGggtaaaatatttttattcccTCAATAAGGAATGACAGTTAGTGTTTTGGGGTTGTTCACCCCACAGCTGTACAGTCAGTCATAATATCTCATGGCTCTAATGACACAGCAATAAAGATTAAGGATAAATGAGGCTCTGCATCTTTAGTATTCACAACACATGGGGTGAAAGTCTACACTCTATACTATGAGACATTTCctttttcaatgaaaaatgtACAACACATGTTTATTGTTATTTCATACTATCATGGCATTCAGAAAAAAGTCACACAGTTAAACCTCTCTTTGCAGCGGTAGAGCTCTCACAATAGTAAATCAATCAATGACACTTTGTGCTTTTCTTCACTGGTGTTGAGTACCTTTGCTCTGTGTTATCTTTCAGAGCAGCGATCTTCCGTCCCTGGACGTCTCATCCTTCCGTGGTCTCAATCGCGATGTCTGCTCTGTGATCATGAAATTGACAAATAACTGCTTCTGTGAGTCCATCATCACACCAAGGTCATTCAGATGATAGCATTTAATCAAATTTTACGTGTGGGAAATTGTTTGACAGAGAAGAGTGTAAAACTATGGACATGCAACTGTTTTTGTGAACACAGTGTAGTCTACTGCTTTTGcaataaaacatgcaaatagcAATAGTTCGTGCATATAGTTGTTTTGCTTTACAAGATAAACTACTGCAGGATAtctaaaaaatatgaattggGGATGGAGCAGCAATGTTTCAGCAACAGGGTAGTGTGCTGGAACATTGGACAACAGTGCACTCATTCAAGGGTGATCTTATACAATATTTCTTCACAGTGTTCAAATTAGGTAGGTATTTTATAGAAAAGGTGTGTATTGTAGCCCTTGAAGAAGTGAACAGCATATCATGTGCTGAATCGGTGGAGACCTCACCTGAACTAAAGAGGCCTTTAGTCCAATGTGCTGTGGTTCATAagcaaacaagcaaacacaagAAAATTGTCATCAATATCACAAGCATCAGGGTCACAGGtggatatatatgtgtgttcagAGACACTTCTTAATACTTACACTTCTGCTCAGTACGCAGCAATGAATCAGGACAGGAGAGAGCCAATCAGATTAATCAGTTACAGAAGATTTAAAACTGTCTCTTTTGTTTTAGGAGAAATTTCTCAAGAATAATTGAATTGGCAACACACTGCACTCACCTGCAGGCTTTGGGGACATCAGAGTCAGAGGAAGCTCCACAGTCACAtcactgaaaatatattttaaaaaattagaatattataatgtatatttCTGACATAAAAACGCATTACCAAACATagaataaaatctgtatttacCTTGCTGTCAGGCCACCCAGCAGGCTTTGGTGAGagagaaacaataaaataaacttttagttaacatgttaaaaaatatcCTGCATGAATTATTTTACTCATCAGTTAAGCCTTACCCTCCGCTGGACACGATCAGATTGACCTTGACTTTGTAGCTGACAACGATTCCCTGtacctccttgtctccttgACTCCTGTGAGACGACAGGAATAGTTTACCTTTTAGAGCTTGAGGATTTGGTCTAAGACACGGTAAGTGGATGACACAATGTAGAGTCGTATCACCACCACTCAATAAGAGGATGAGAAGCCGTCTTGGGCTCTATGTAAGCCCTGTGATCAAAGACCTAGAATGGCTTACAGGGTTGTGGATGCGAGGTGAGTGTCCTCATCTTTTAGCCGTCCGTCCACAGAAAGGCCTCGCTTCTCTTTGTTGTTGGACAGCAGTGGGGTTATTTGGAAGGATTTCTCCAGTGTAGAGTTGGCGTTTATTGTCTCCCTGTGTATAGTAGTGAAATACAGAATGCGAAATGATAAATCCTagtaaattataaatgaaatataaaaatattgggATGTGAGAACATTTTTACAGAAAAGGATTTCCAGAGAAGGCCTTACCCAAACTCTTCAGTGCAGACAGCCTTGGCGTAAGTGTCAGATGAGTACAGCACTACACTTGTTAGCTGCTCAACTagcaggataaaaaaaaaagttttgttacACTGTATGACTCTTcaacatatatacatatggacatattcttatttttttccatttttaatttctttattctCTTGCCTGCTACACTCAAACACAAGAATTAAATGTCACTTAGGCTTAAATCCTCTCCAAGCTTCTCACCTGAGACTTTGACTTTCTTCACAATCTTGTTGGTTTCATTGTTGACTTTTACTTTGACAATGATTGGATCCCCATGATAATaaatctaaaaaagaaaaaaaacttatttagattaatatattttatcattatatatatatatatatatatatatatatatatatatatatatatatatatatatatatatatatctgttaatataattcatataaTGTTTGTAGCCTCTAACGCACCTCTTTCTCAAGGGAGGCCTCCAAGTGAACAGGCTTGTCAGTCATCATGAACTGCTTGGTGATGTCAGCCTTAGGTCCGGCTTTGTTGTTAGCTGGTGCAAACTGAATTTTTCGAATCATTAGGCGACAAGTGTCCCTAAGATcagaaaaaatgattaaagaGTGTCAGGGACAACCCCCTATATAGTCTattctttaaatttaatttaatttcatttcaataCAAGATGAAGTTGACTGTTGTTAGACTGTTGGCACACATACTTCTTTTCAATAACTTCATCTATATTGTTGGGTTCATTGGCAATGTATGCTTTGACCTCGAAGTCCACGCCACAAGCCTTCAATGGAACAGAAGATCCAAATCAACCATTTATTTGTCaaacatttaaagacaaaaacatgtaaaagagaagaaataatgaaaaaggaCGATAGTAGTAGTACCTTGCCGGAATCATTTGGCCCAGGCTGTAAGGAGACTGAGCATGGGAGATCTGTTGGCATCTGAAACCATTAAAGATGAATTCATGATCTGTGGTTGTTCAATATAACACTGAGCGGTGAGATAGGAGTGATTTGATATGAAAATGTGAGATACTTCCTCACCTGGAAAGCAAAGGGACAACCTTGCTCTCCAACTTTCTTCAGGAGAGCTTCTTGAATTGGTGATTTTGAATTGTTTCCATCTGTAGGTGGATACACCTGAACACGCTTTATCCAAATGTCTCTTCTGAAGGAGAGCCCAATCACATCCAAGTCTTCACTTCCATAGCGGAAGGCACAAGCAAGGTAGACATATACTGCAATAGAAAAGGAGATAATCTTGAGTATGAGTCTCTGTCTATGTATCCAGCAAATTCAGAGACTGTCAGTTTTAGCACTGTCAGTAAATGAGGTAAAAATACCTTTTCTGCCATCAAGACCAGCAGGGTCCACTTTAACCACACCATCTGCAAATGAACAGAGGGCCAGCATTAGACTTCATAGTGAGACACATTTATGTAAATCTATGTGAGGTtgcagaaacagaaactttGCCACACACCAACCACTTCCACTGAATCCACATGGTCCACAAAGTCTCTCTTTCCCAAGTACAGGGCAATCTGAGGgaagcagagaaaaacagaccaaGGTTACAAGACTGTTATTTCTGGGAGTTGGAAGAGCTACATATAAATTTCACCCCTCCCTATCCTCAAAGGGTGCCCTGTAATGACTATATTACAGAGGCCACTTACATGCCCATTGCCACTGGTCTTCTTGAAAACCCTgggaagagagaggacaggaaaagaTAGTGACTTTTAGGTGAATTAAATGTATTAGAAACAGGATGTAATGCTTTCTGACTTATTTATCTACACTGTGTCACAGTTATGTTTGTTTCCCCACTTCTAAAGTGGTCTTAGGCCATGATTTTGTGTAACTTAACACAGTTGTCATTTCCAATTATAGGATACCCGCTCCACGCTCCATCCCACACCCCTGTGAGCTTGGATTAGTGCTTAGGATGGAAAAGCACCTGCTGGCACCACTGTCTAATCCGGACCGGACACACAACAGTGATTTCGTAAGTGAATGCACAATACTTATTAATGTAATCTAAAATGAAAACTGTCCAGTTATGCTCAGCATTTAATTAAGTTAGCAATATTATGTTATTAAGGTGTCGTTCATAAGCGTAACACATGATGCTACCTCAATAATTAGATGCATACTTTTGATGTATTATTACTAAACCCGCCAAATAGTCTGATATTGCTGCAGAGAGTAAACTTGTAATACTGAATATTGAATGCAGCCTTGGAAAATGTGTTACATTATTTATCAATACTCCAAAATATTCACTGTTTTCCTTAATATTTCTAGGATTACATAACCTTGTAAACACAGTCCCTCTCTGCGCGTACAGCCACAGACAAACAAGTAATCCTTGATGGTGTTTGCTCTTTTTTGCTGTGTCCCAAGTGATCCCGTTAAAACTTTTCTATTGTCTTGTAAATCTCTCCTCCAAGATCAAATCCACACAATCCATCCTAAGCAGGATTTATCCATATCCTGGAAGACTCAAATGTAAAAGGAGTTACAGAGACTCTACATGCCTCTGCCAAGATGTTAAGCTACCCTGCATCCCTTTTGTGAAAGAATTACCACTTTTCATCCCTGCATTGGTCCTGAGCCAGTCTCCATCAAATGTCAAGTATCAATCAAAAAATAACGTTAAAGCAGTGTCTCAAATGAACATAATGTTAATTTTAGGATTTGTAACATTTAGTGTCTCAACAAATATACTGTTCATTTTGATATCATAAGTCATCACTATTACAGCCATCTGTTCGTTTAACTTCCTTTTGTGGCTTTTAATGCCTTAAACAATTAAATGTTACAAGACATGGCTTTTAACTTCTATTCTAAAGCACTAACTATGTTGCAATTATGAATATAGTTATAGTATAGTCAAAACCCTTTATACTCACTTTGACATGTTGATGGCAAAGTTATGGATCCACTctgcaaatgaaaaagaaaaaaaaagttaaatactgataatatcaataataattgTTTAGTGTAGGATAATCATCATCTTTTGGCTCACTTCCTGTGTAAAGAGCATCTTTCTATCAGTGTAATTAATACacatagaatatatatatatatatatatatatatataagtaacaCCAGTGAAAAAATGTTAAGTTAATGGTGATTCTGTTCTGTGCAATAGCTTTACTGTCATACTGTTCAATTATCATTTCCTCAACTATTTCTAATGTGCTGTTGCTCACTTACCGTGTGCTCAGTTCTGTCAATGAGTCCTCTCTGTTGTCTTGTAGTCTGGCAGTGTTGACAGCGTCTAGTGTTTGCCAATCACTGCCTCCTGTTTGCCTTTATACTAGAACCTCCCAACCTTGGATCCCTCCCTTCAGCTTACACAGGCTCTCAAAGAGGACTGTTTAAGAGAAAATCTGATTAATTCATTAGAACGCTACTGTTTTGGTCCTCAGCgagtttaaaaataatgttgCGTATGTGACTTTAAAAGAGTAACCCCAGGAACGTATACAGGCAAGCGGAGTGTTTGGGTGTAGGACAGATCTAGTCCTGTGTGTGATGTCCTGTGTTTAGACTGAACTTGACGATGGAAGGTCTTTTATAATTTTCTAtattactgaaaataaaattattttatatataatgatTTTTCTATGACAGCGTAATTTTTAAATAGTAGTGCAGCAAATATTCCACTTTCCCTTAACGTCCATTTAAGAACCATGATCATAAAATTTGGTTTAAATATTGGTTTTAGTGGCGCTGATGaatgaaccctaacccataaatGCCCAGATAGTGTAATTATTATATAACATAATTAACataaacaatacaacacaataaatGCTGCACTCCCTTATGTCCAGCATCCCCACTGATTACCAAAGTCACATTACAattaactgtttttaaaaaaactcttAACTTTTTTGGCACTTCTCTTGCCTGTTTAAATTTGTTTTCATCTAAATTAATCTTATTCttctttgcatttttttatataaactttaatatattattgttgTGTGCATCCCTTTGTcatgtgtttgttctgtgtggTATTGTTGTATGTAAGGAGAGCAGCAAAGTAAGAATCTCATTGCATTGTCTGAACCTCCGTATTTTTGACAATAAACTTAAGGCTATTAGAGCGTCACTAAGGTCAAAAGACTGTCTCGCGGATGGACTATGCATGGATGTTCAAGGGCTTCCTTTCTTATGGCTTAGGCAGGAGTAGAGTGGCATTAGTTGgattttggttgttactgtagccAGGATGACAGATGGCTCCTCTACCAAGCCTTGTACAAGCTGTGCTCATGGCAGGTTTACAGAACTCTAAGTGACCTGCTGACTGCTGTGCAAGCAACAAGGCTTTTTAACTGGCATCACTCTGATTATAAAGTCATCATGCCAATCAATACCACTGTTAACGGTTATGAACaagattatttaaaatgtttatttaacatCATTAAATATGTCGAAATGATTGATGCACATAAAATGAATGTCTCCCTGATAATAAACTCTGTAATATCTACCTTGAATTGGCGTAGATCACCTGAATGCACTATGACCTTTGGTCTCTGTGAAGCAAGTGACTCATCTTGAGAAGAGGCAGCAGTTTAGCCTCACCACAGGTCAGGACCCACATTCACAGGTATCATCATTCACACGATCTAGTGTTTGCATTGGCACTGAAGTGATATAGGTAAATCTGTCTGCTGGAGGATCTTCTCACTTTCCCAGCGAGGtgtaattgattgattaatgagGTAGCTGGATGATGGGAGGTTGTGATACCTTGGTAGTCAGGGATAATGAATTACTGTTGGCCTCCATTGAACTGTCATATGGGGACGAGGTTTGAGATCTCTTTAAAGCTAGACAGACAGGACAGTGCTATGGTACACTGATGAGTCAGCAGCTGAAATATGGTAGAGAAATACAATATTAAACTGGTCAATGTATTAAACTTGATACCTATCATTCTTTATTAGTGCAGTACATTTTATATTCAGCTCTGTGCATTGCAATCCAGTAATGCTAAGCAACTGTGACTGGAAGACTGTACACTGAACCAGAGGTTATTCTAAGTAATTCAGAGCAAATTGAGAGTTTAATAGGTGGGTAGGTAATAGGTGGGAGTAATGACTCCTTTTAGGTGAAACATGAGGCTTTAATGTAACATGAAAATAACAGCCACAACTTAGCAAAAAAGGTCAGACAGGAGAACTGTATGAACAGTATGAACTGTTGCCTAGATTGAAAAAAGTTTTTCCaataaaagcacacaaacacttctGTAGGAACACTATGTGAACatactgtgttgtttctttttcaagtattttaataaaacaactcTACAACTATTCAAACAGCTCTGTCACCAGATACTGAAAACTCAACCTCATTCTAACCGGAAGGCGTTCATGCTACCTGTGTAACCAGGAAGAAACTCATATTGTGAAACAAAGAGATTTGAATTCTTTATGCAACCAACAAATATCCCAGAAAGCCACAAATATCTTGGCCACCGCTGGGTTTGTTCTAGCAAGTGAATTTTCTCTGTTGCCATCATCAGggcattgttgttgttttgcctgCTTGTAAAACTAACCACTATTCTAaattgttcattatttatcagtCTTATTTAATGGCTTTTATCCTCTACACAGTTCTCTGGTGGGTTTCTTAAAAAATCCTTTTGTTTGCTGttcatagttttatttatttgtttgtatgttattgtgttgtataaacaaacaaattgcCCCtagtgggattaataaagttgtttgtactgtattgtaGCAAGTCTATATTAATGTATTAACCACTCGAGTCTATTATAGGCATCTACAGTCATTCTGATACAGCCTGTGCCTGTGTTTTACTGACCACACAAAACAACATCTGGTTTGAGGTAGATGATGAGAAACAGCATTGCCTGAAACCTTTACACCTCACagctaggcatgggatgataaccgcgttcaaggtataccgcaatttgaaaaagccacgataaccgaaactgccaaattttctgtcataccgttcctaaggtatgagatgttttttgtctggtcaaagacaggaagtgcaggtcagaaaccactcaggtggtgcagctgcagcgtagagtatcacaaACCCTCACaatgtcattacagtgtatattcaggttaaattaacatgtctgtctttatttttcttccttttaggaacattttatagctgtaatCAAAATACCGCCATAcagtgaaaccgtgatattttttcttatggttatcataccgccagaatctcataccggcccatgcctactcaCAGCCATTTAATACCAAGACCAAACGGTTTGTCTTGTTGATGAATTAGCTGAGGgaatactgtatttttgtttacATCACCTACACAGAATTGTACACCATTTTTGTACACCACTTAATACTAGCCAGGATTAAAACTCTAAATAAAACTAAGGTAatctcattttcttctctcttcatgATGAACTCTTTCTCTTGACTTTTCTTTCCCCAGTTTTAGCTGCACTAGGTCGTATAAGCCCCTTACAGTTAAGCTGATGCCATTTTAGGCAAGTGCTTTATATAGACAGTCAACATTATTCCTCAAAGTGGACCACTAAGTTGTCCCAGTGTGTTACGGCACTGTGGCTTTACTATTCCTTAACAACACGGTCTTCAGTGTGTTGCTAAACTCAGTGCTTCCTTATGACTGATGGTGAACGGTGTGAAGTGGTTTTCCTTCCAGTGTAACCTTCAACACAGACTTATGTTGAGTACTATAATCCTCATCACTGCTTTGACTGACATATGAACTCATATTAAGACTAAATATTCAGCAGGTACAG encodes:
- the rab41 gene encoding ras-related protein Rab-41 isoform X1, coding for MSTTAGGGEFGNPLRKFKLVFLGEQSVGKTSLITRFMYDSFDNTYQATIGIDFLSKTMYLEDRTIRLQLWDTAGQERFRSLIPSYIRDSAAAVVVYDIANLNSFQQTSKWIDDVRTERGSDVIIMLVGNKTDLADKRQVSIEAAERKARELNVMYIETSAKAGYNVKQLFRRVAAALPGMDSTPEKSKDDMIDIKLEKQPEMTVTESSCSC
- the rab41 gene encoding ras-related protein Rab-41 isoform X2 — translated: MSTTAGGGEFGNPLRKFKLVFLGEQSVGKTSLITRFMYDSFDNTYQATIGIDFLSKTMYLEDRTVRLQLWDTAGQERFRSLIPSYIRDSTIAVVVYDITNLNSFQQTSKWIDDVRTERGSDVIIMLVGNKTDLADKRQVSIEAAERKARELNVMYIETSAKAGYNVKQLFRRVAAALPGMDSTPEKSKDDMIDIKLEKQPEMTVTESSCSC
- the arr3b gene encoding arrestin 3b, retinal (X-arrestin), whose protein sequence is MASLSFPVLSLPRVFKKTSGNGHIALYLGKRDFVDHVDSVEVVDGVVKVDPAGLDGRKVYVYLACAFRYGSEDLDVIGLSFRRDIWIKRVQVYPPTDGNNSKSPIQEALLKKVGEQGCPFAFQMPTDLPCSVSLQPGPNDSGKACGVDFEVKAYIANEPNNIDEVIEKKDTCRLMIRKIQFAPANNKAGPKADITKQFMMTDKPVHLEASLEKEIYYHGDPIIVKVKVNNETNKIVKKVKVSVEQLTSVVLYSSDTYAKAVCTEEFGETINANSTLEKSFQITPLLSNNKEKRGLSVDGRLKDEDTHLASTTLSQGDKEVQGIVVSYKVKVNLIVSSGGLLGGLTASDVTVELPLTLMSPKPAGECSVLPIQLFLRNFS